The following are from one region of the Amycolatopsis sp. QT-25 genome:
- a CDS encoding MFS transporter has product MSCSVLIWLDNTVLSTTLETLADPVRGLGADPGELQWATGSYTLAFATLMFTAGALGDRFGHRTVFSCGLAVFAGSSLWAAYATDAGQLIAARAVMGVGSALITPAMLAILMWTFTGPARAAAIGVFSTSAGVGMAAGPVLAGFLLDHFRWGSVFLINVPLSVVAFVGLAVLVPNFRSATPRPLDFAGMALSAGGLVALAYGLIRAGQVAGWSRIDVWAPIVLGLILLAVFVLVELRAKVPGFDPRLLARRAFGGGNVALGLLLFAVAAITFYTAFYLQGALGFTPMKAGLATVPTALGALAGAPLATRLVRRLSLRLVTVPALIMAALTMAGYGFLGPHTPLVWIEILLLVQGLSIGMVIGPVTAALIGDLPLDQAGAGAAVTNTVRQTGSVLGIAVGGTILSIVYRRAIEPSLAGAPGPVRDQALISAEQARHVAAAIGEPALARAADDAFVHAMHVGAGWIALSTLLGAVVLLITLPTGEKKKAAAESGAPVSARAG; this is encoded by the coding sequence ATGTCGTGTTCGGTGCTGATTTGGCTGGACAATACCGTCCTGAGTACCACGCTGGAGACCCTCGCGGACCCGGTCCGCGGGCTGGGGGCCGATCCCGGTGAGCTGCAATGGGCGACCGGTTCGTACACGCTGGCCTTCGCCACCTTGATGTTCACCGCGGGCGCTTTGGGCGATCGCTTCGGTCACCGGACGGTGTTTTCCTGCGGCTTGGCGGTTTTCGCCGGGTCCTCGCTGTGGGCGGCGTACGCGACCGATGCGGGTCAGCTGATCGCGGCTCGAGCCGTGATGGGGGTGGGCAGCGCGCTGATCACGCCCGCCATGCTGGCCATCCTCATGTGGACCTTCACCGGCCCCGCCCGCGCTGCCGCGATCGGCGTTTTCTCGACGTCGGCCGGTGTCGGAATGGCCGCGGGCCCGGTGCTGGCGGGTTTCCTGCTCGATCATTTCCGATGGGGCTCGGTCTTCCTGATCAATGTCCCGCTCTCGGTAGTGGCGTTCGTCGGACTCGCCGTGCTGGTGCCGAATTTCCGCAGCGCCACCCCGCGGCCGCTGGACTTCGCCGGAATGGCGCTGTCGGCCGGCGGACTCGTGGCGTTGGCCTACGGACTGATCCGGGCGGGGCAGGTGGCCGGGTGGAGCCGTATCGACGTCTGGGCGCCGATCGTTCTCGGCCTAATCCTGTTGGCCGTCTTCGTACTCGTCGAACTGCGGGCCAAGGTGCCCGGCTTCGACCCGCGGTTGCTCGCGCGACGCGCGTTCGGTGGCGGCAACGTGGCGCTCGGACTGCTGCTCTTCGCCGTGGCCGCGATCACCTTCTACACCGCGTTCTATCTGCAAGGTGCGCTCGGCTTCACACCGATGAAGGCGGGTTTGGCCACCGTCCCGACCGCACTCGGCGCCCTCGCCGGGGCACCCCTCGCCACGCGCCTGGTCCGTCGTCTGTCACTACGCCTCGTCACCGTCCCGGCGCTGATCATGGCCGCGCTGACGATGGCCGGATACGGGTTCCTCGGCCCGCACACCCCACTGGTCTGGATCGAGATCCTGTTGCTGGTGCAGGGTCTCTCGATCGGCATGGTGATCGGTCCCGTCACGGCCGCGTTGATCGGCGACCTGCCGCTGGACCAGGCCGGTGCGGGGGCCGCCGTCACCAACACCGTGCGGCAGACCGGCAGTGTGCTCGGGATCGCGGTCGGCGGCACCATCCTGTCGATCGTGTACCGGCGGGCGATCGAACCCTCGCTGGCGGGTGCGCCCGGTCCGGTGCGGGATCAGGCGCTGATTTCCGCCGAACAGGCCCGGCACGTCGCCGCCGCCATCGGCGAGCCCGCTCTCGCGCGGGCCGCTGACGACGCGTTCGTCCATGCCATGCACGTCGGCGCGGGGTGGATCGCGCTCAGCACCCTCCTCGGCGCGGTCGTGCTGCTGATCACCTTGCCCACCGGCGAAAAGAAGAAGGCCGCGGCCGAATCGGGGGCACCGGTGTCCGCGCGAGCCGGCTGA
- a CDS encoding PP2C family protein-serine/threonine phosphatase, whose product MNRSLAVERVLRGVQPHALLDGLRSALQEHFGARSVDLLMADYSLAELRRVTLLPYTAEPMPVAGTAAGRAFTAQQATFDTDEDGVRAYLPVTVRGDGIGVLVVTLPEEPEPPVWAELGRFAEALGHEVFVADRDTDLYVQARRSSRLTLAAEMQWQLLPGRACARPEFALGGQLEPAYAIYGDCFDWSASARKLAVTLINGMGEGTSAALLTNLAINALRNARRAGIGLDTQAELADQAVYAQYRGQEHVAALLLEFDLSTGEITAVDAGSPRLWRLRDSKVERVVFDEQLPLGTFEDTVYTIERLQALPGDRFVFVSDGVYDVPGAHGERYGDRDLAEAVVATASLPAAHVPGAVLGELRDRRAGGLASDDAMIVCLDWFGPNPSDGIESAIS is encoded by the coding sequence GTGAACAGATCCCTGGCGGTCGAACGCGTTTTGCGCGGCGTCCAGCCCCACGCACTGCTCGACGGGCTGCGGTCGGCGTTGCAAGAACATTTCGGAGCCAGGTCCGTCGATCTGCTGATGGCCGACTACAGCCTCGCCGAACTACGACGGGTGACGTTGCTGCCCTACACCGCGGAGCCGATGCCGGTCGCCGGCACCGCGGCAGGCCGGGCCTTCACCGCCCAGCAGGCGACGTTCGACACGGACGAGGACGGCGTACGGGCCTATCTTCCGGTCACCGTCCGAGGTGACGGAATCGGCGTCCTGGTCGTCACCCTGCCCGAAGAGCCGGAGCCGCCCGTCTGGGCCGAGCTGGGCCGGTTCGCCGAGGCGCTCGGGCACGAGGTCTTCGTCGCCGACCGCGACACCGACCTGTACGTGCAAGCACGCCGGTCTTCCCGGCTCACGCTCGCCGCCGAGATGCAGTGGCAGCTGCTCCCCGGCCGTGCCTGTGCCCGCCCCGAGTTCGCCCTCGGAGGTCAGCTCGAGCCCGCGTACGCCATCTACGGTGACTGCTTCGACTGGTCGGCCTCCGCCCGCAAACTGGCGGTCACGCTGATCAACGGCATGGGTGAGGGCACCAGCGCTGCCCTGCTGACCAACCTCGCGATCAACGCGCTGCGCAACGCCCGGCGAGCGGGCATCGGCCTCGACACGCAGGCCGAACTCGCCGACCAGGCCGTCTACGCCCAGTACCGCGGCCAGGAACACGTCGCCGCCCTGCTGCTGGAATTCGATCTCTCGACCGGCGAGATCACCGCGGTCGACGCCGGTTCGCCCCGCCTGTGGCGGCTGCGCGACAGCAAGGTCGAACGAGTCGTCTTCGACGAACAACTACCGCTCGGCACGTTCGAAGACACCGTCTACACCATCGAACGCCTCCAGGCCCTGCCCGGCGATCGCTTCGTGTTCGTCAGTGACGGTGTGTACGACGTGCCGGGAGCGCACGGGGAACGCTACGGCGATCGCGACCTCGCCGAGGCCGTCGTCGCGACCGCGAGCCTCCCCGCGGCCCACGTGCCCGGCGCCGTCCTCGGCGAACTGCGCGACCGCCGTGCGGGCGGCCTGGCCAGCGACGACGCCATGATCGTCTGTCTCGACTGGTTCGGGCCGAATCCCAGCGACGGCATCGAGTCGGCGATATCCTGA
- a CDS encoding MarR family transcriptional regulator yields the protein MNRSPEQPDTETVAAAVAGTAELLEFMFERAREVTPRPLSTSQVRAVVALDHHDGLNLRALADLLGSTPPLVSRLCDRLEAVGFLERLPSSRSRRELTLRLSDQGRVYLRDLRDRRREDLQTVLLRMTPEARAALTTGLLEFREAAGPHTPR from the coding sequence GTGAACCGGTCCCCTGAGCAGCCCGACACCGAAACGGTGGCGGCGGCCGTGGCCGGCACGGCCGAGCTGCTCGAGTTCATGTTCGAACGAGCCCGCGAGGTCACCCCGCGTCCGCTTTCGACGTCCCAAGTCCGTGCGGTCGTCGCCCTCGACCACCACGACGGGCTGAACCTGCGGGCGCTCGCCGACCTGCTCGGCTCGACACCTCCGCTGGTGAGCCGCCTGTGCGACCGGCTCGAAGCCGTCGGCTTCCTCGAACGGCTGCCCAGCAGCCGGAGCCGCCGCGAACTCACCCTGAGACTCAGCGACCAAGGCCGGGTCTATCTGCGTGACCTCCGCGACCGGCGCCGCGAAGACCTCCAAACCGTGCTGCTGAGGATGACACCGGAAGCCAGGGCCGCGCTCACCACCGGCCTGCTGGAGTTCCGAGAGGCTGCCGGACCGCACACGCCGCGCTGA
- a CDS encoding STAS domain-containing protein, with protein MHGTEELAARDLLARIFEADQDVLIDDWVRWQLADSSTRLGEDGLRREAKELLGALGGALGTALPTSQVIERDEAVRSALRGLSERRARAGAAPSATAQAIFALKHIMVTALERHTEDHAVRYAASAEVNRLFDAAGILTFSVYVEGREEIIRRQHQQMLELSTPVVRLWRQVLAVPLIGTLDSARTQIVMQNLLEAIQTHEARVAIIDITGVSTVDTAVAQHLLQTVSAVRLMGAECLISGVRPSIAQTVTQLGIDLSHIVTRGSLADALATAMRLLEDHIRPGAVTG; from the coding sequence TTGCACGGCACGGAAGAACTTGCTGCCCGGGACCTGCTGGCGCGGATCTTCGAGGCGGATCAGGACGTCCTGATAGACGATTGGGTCCGCTGGCAGCTCGCCGATTCATCGACTCGGCTCGGCGAGGACGGGCTACGACGCGAAGCCAAGGAACTACTGGGAGCGCTCGGCGGCGCACTCGGCACCGCCCTGCCGACGTCCCAGGTCATCGAACGGGACGAGGCGGTCCGCTCCGCCCTGCGAGGACTGTCCGAGCGCCGCGCCCGCGCGGGCGCGGCGCCCTCCGCCACCGCGCAAGCGATCTTCGCGCTGAAGCACATCATGGTGACTGCGCTCGAACGACACACCGAAGACCACGCCGTGCGCTACGCCGCCTCGGCGGAGGTCAACCGTCTCTTCGACGCCGCGGGCATCCTGACGTTCTCGGTCTATGTCGAAGGCCGCGAGGAGATCATCCGCCGCCAGCACCAGCAGATGCTGGAGCTCTCCACCCCCGTGGTCCGGCTGTGGCGGCAGGTGCTGGCCGTACCTCTGATCGGCACCCTCGACAGCGCCCGCACCCAGATCGTGATGCAGAACCTTCTGGAGGCGATCCAGACGCACGAAGCCCGCGTGGCGATCATCGACATCACTGGCGTGTCCACAGTGGACACGGCGGTGGCGCAGCATCTGCTGCAGACCGTCAGCGCCGTCCGGCTGATGGGCGCGGAATGCCTGATCAGCGGCGTCCGCCCGTCGATCGCGCAGACCGTCACCCAGCTCGGCATCGACCTGTCGCACATCGTCACCCGCGGTTCGCTCGCCGACGCGCTCGCCACGGCGATGAGACTGCTCGAAGACCACATCCGCCCCGGCGCGGTGACCGGGTGA
- a CDS encoding STAS domain-containing protein: protein MNARAGLPILRLGDILVSGLLSDLDDTTALQFTDELTSRISDEGIRGVILDISRLEVIDSFVARVLMELAATGRLLGARMIVAGMRPAVAITLSELGLQLTGVQTALNAEQAMELLGWRRSAEVAEEAPHAS, encoded by the coding sequence GTGAACGCCCGCGCCGGCCTGCCGATCCTGCGGCTCGGGGACATCCTGGTCAGCGGTCTGCTCAGCGACCTCGACGACACGACCGCGCTCCAGTTCACCGACGAACTCACCAGCCGGATCTCCGACGAGGGGATCCGCGGGGTCATCCTCGACATCTCGCGACTGGAGGTCATCGACTCCTTCGTCGCGCGGGTGCTGATGGAACTCGCCGCCACCGGACGGCTCCTCGGCGCTCGCATGATCGTCGCCGGGATGCGCCCCGCCGTCGCGATCACCCTGTCCGAACTGGGGTTGCAGCTCACCGGCGTGCAAACCGCGCTCAACGCCGAACAGGCCATGGAGCTGTTGGGGTGGCGCCGTTCCGCCGAGGTCGCCGAAGAGGCGCCTCATGCTTCCTGA
- a CDS encoding anti-sigma regulatory factor — MLPDELTDQGPREHAVRAEEDLLSARHAVRADAVAAGFSIVDQTKIVTAASELVRNAYIHGGGGVMTIAVVRDGRGRVGLKLSVRDEGPGIADVDQAMADGFSTGAGLGHGLGGTRRLVDEFTLDTVPGKGTTVTIVRWKP, encoded by the coding sequence ATGCTTCCTGACGAGCTGACCGACCAGGGCCCGCGCGAACACGCCGTCCGCGCCGAAGAGGATCTGCTCAGCGCCCGCCACGCGGTACGGGCCGACGCGGTCGCGGCCGGGTTCTCGATCGTCGACCAGACCAAGATCGTGACCGCGGCCAGCGAACTGGTGCGCAACGCCTACATCCACGGCGGTGGCGGTGTCATGACGATCGCCGTCGTGCGCGACGGCCGGGGGCGGGTGGGGCTGAAACTGTCCGTCCGCGACGAGGGGCCCGGTATCGCCGACGTCGACCAGGCCATGGCCGACGGCTTCTCCACCGGCGCCGGTCTCGGGCACGGCCTCGGTGGCACCCGGCGGCTGGTCGACGAGTTCACCCTCGACACGGTTCCCGGAAAGGGCACGACGGTCACCATCGTGCGCTGGAAACCATGA
- a CDS encoding ATP-binding protein, whose translation MTVTVAQATMLTRIDHASAVYTAARAAREVAVRIGLPEVLAERAAVIASELAGNIDKHASDGCVFIQRSLAGQGIDLYATDSGPGMANLDHWRIDGHTTTETLGTGLGAVGRLATEFRIRSTPGTGTLAAARVLAPGAPPAGIAHFRLPREGEERCGDALALATGPGVRTIAIVDGLGHGPEASDAAEAAIDVFRQRPGRSLPEHLTAMHRTLRQTRGAAVALARISGDLLEFCGVGNISGLVLTPGRSRPLLSLPGVVGFSLPAMHVRSLDPGVHHVVVLHTDGIGTTWRGPAPLGPLPVPTLLAADLAQHHRDPRDDATLIALGPSGDPA comes from the coding sequence ATGACCGTCACAGTCGCGCAGGCCACGATGCTGACCCGCATCGACCACGCGAGCGCGGTCTACACCGCCGCACGCGCGGCTCGCGAGGTCGCGGTCCGGATCGGGCTTCCCGAGGTGCTGGCCGAACGCGCCGCCGTCATCGCTTCCGAACTGGCCGGCAACATCGACAAACACGCCAGCGACGGCTGCGTCTTCATTCAGCGATCTCTTGCCGGACAAGGGATCGACCTTTACGCCACCGACTCCGGGCCGGGGATGGCGAATCTGGACCACTGGCGAATCGACGGCCACACCACGACGGAGACGCTCGGCACCGGACTCGGCGCCGTGGGCAGGCTCGCCACGGAGTTCCGTATCCGATCCACGCCCGGAACCGGCACCCTCGCGGCGGCCAGGGTGCTGGCGCCCGGTGCACCGCCGGCCGGGATCGCGCACTTCCGCTTGCCCCGTGAAGGCGAAGAGCGTTGCGGTGACGCCCTCGCGCTGGCGACCGGGCCCGGTGTCCGCACGATCGCCATCGTGGACGGGCTCGGCCACGGCCCCGAAGCGAGCGACGCCGCCGAAGCCGCGATCGACGTCTTCCGCCAGCGACCGGGCCGTTCCCTGCCCGAGCATCTGACCGCCATGCACCGCACCCTGCGGCAGACCAGGGGTGCCGCGGTCGCGTTGGCGCGTATCTCCGGTGACCTCCTGGAATTCTGCGGTGTCGGCAACATCAGCGGCCTGGTGCTGACACCCGGGCGGAGCCGGCCGCTCCTGAGCCTGCCCGGAGTGGTCGGTTTCAGCCTTCCGGCGATGCACGTGCGTTCCCTCGACCCGGGTGTGCACCACGTCGTCGTGCTGCACACCGACGGGATCGGCACCACGTGGCGAGGCCCCGCCCCGCTCGGCCCACTCCCGGTGCCCACGCTGCTGGCCGCCGATCTCGCCCAGCACCACCGTGATCCCCGCGACGACGCCACGTTGATCGCTCTCGGCCCGAGCGGGGACCCGGCATGA
- a CDS encoding PP2C family protein-serine/threonine phosphatase has product MTQSPVARLRRELRQVCAAAGVTAEDRARLVLAVTQLAESAAHTGLSSSRVDDRLTVTLRLPSPVGQPRRNALPLLPDAGDGETLTWHLGAGHPAVTVPDDDERATREEMLALVARTDVIAKEQRELKHELAETNSGVLAMYVELEERDERLRRAHSVIFRELEDALRPSPPHVAGFELAVHYAPSEPDSPAGGDLYDWFVLPDGDVHITLVDAVGHGVTSTRHALTVTHAIRTLALEGHPFPDLIGHAARTLATIEPDLMATVLLARLDPATGDITFANGSHPRPVLVTPAGDTELLVPTHVGRGVGFPDPGSGSLVHRTLAPGDLVLLYTDGLIESRKNYQEGEARLRAIAPHHAGDPTAAIPGTLAAKMHDVVLHADDTVVMVIRRKHETLGRE; this is encoded by the coding sequence ATGACGCAGTCCCCCGTGGCGCGGTTACGCCGCGAACTACGGCAGGTCTGCGCGGCCGCGGGCGTCACGGCCGAGGACCGGGCGCGCCTGGTCCTCGCCGTGACCCAGCTCGCCGAATCCGCGGCGCACACCGGACTCTCCTCGTCCAGGGTGGACGATCGGCTGACGGTGACCCTGCGGTTGCCGAGTCCGGTCGGGCAACCGCGGCGCAACGCCCTGCCGCTTCTTCCCGACGCCGGGGACGGCGAGACCTTGACCTGGCACCTCGGTGCCGGCCACCCCGCCGTGACCGTGCCGGACGACGACGAGCGCGCCACGCGGGAGGAGATGCTGGCGCTGGTCGCCCGCACCGACGTGATCGCCAAGGAGCAACGCGAACTCAAACACGAACTGGCGGAGACGAACAGCGGCGTGCTCGCCATGTACGTCGAACTCGAGGAACGGGACGAACGACTGCGCCGCGCGCACTCGGTGATCTTCCGTGAACTGGAAGACGCGCTGCGTCCCTCTCCGCCGCACGTCGCCGGATTCGAACTGGCCGTGCACTACGCGCCCAGCGAGCCGGACTCCCCCGCCGGCGGCGACCTGTACGACTGGTTCGTCCTGCCCGACGGGGACGTGCACATCACCCTCGTCGACGCCGTCGGGCACGGCGTCACCTCGACCCGGCACGCGCTGACCGTCACCCACGCCATCCGCACCCTGGCGCTGGAAGGCCATCCGTTCCCGGACCTGATCGGCCACGCCGCCCGCACTCTCGCGACCATCGAACCCGATCTGATGGCGACCGTGCTGCTGGCCCGGCTCGACCCGGCGACCGGCGACATCACCTTCGCCAACGGCAGCCATCCCCGTCCGGTGCTGGTCACCCCCGCCGGGGACACCGAACTCCTGGTGCCCACCCACGTGGGCAGAGGCGTCGGATTCCCCGATCCCGGCAGCGGCAGCCTGGTCCACCGCACACTCGCCCCGGGCGACCTCGTCCTCCTGTACACCGACGGGCTGATCGAAAGCCGCAAGAACTACCAGGAGGGCGAAGCGCGGCTGCGGGCCATCGCGCCCCACCACGCCGGAGACCCCACGGCGGCGATCCCCGGCACACTCGCCGCGAAGATGCACGACGTCGTCCTGCACGCGGACGACACCGTCGTCATGGTGATCCGGCGAAAGCACGAAACCCTTGGCAGAGAATGA
- a CDS encoding ATP-binding protein has protein sequence MTYDLDTTETRDVRHGVRQALARYRGLTVDDAVLVADELISNAHRHGDAPRTCRLELTHEGRYLRIEVDDASPRQPRPRTPDGSGGRGLMLIDRLASSWGVRNGARHKTVWAELALDREGSSGHAPHLAAARDWDSGGLP, from the coding sequence GTGACCTACGACCTGGACACGACCGAGACCAGGGACGTCCGGCACGGCGTACGTCAGGCATTGGCGCGTTATCGCGGGCTCACCGTGGACGACGCGGTTCTGGTGGCCGACGAACTGATCAGCAACGCCCACCGGCACGGTGACGCGCCGCGTACCTGTCGGCTCGAGCTCACCCACGAAGGCCGGTACCTGCGGATCGAGGTGGACGACGCCTCACCGCGTCAACCGCGGCCGCGCACCCCGGACGGTTCCGGCGGGCGAGGGCTGATGCTGATCGACCGGCTCGCGTCCAGTTGGGGCGTGCGGAACGGCGCCCGGCACAAGACCGTGTGGGCCGAGCTGGCGCTGGACCGCGAAGGAAGCAGCGGTCACGCACCACATCTGGCCGCGGCTCGCGACTGGGACAGCGGTGGCCTGCCGTGA
- a CDS encoding STAS domain-containing protein: MIRIKTGGIRTGDASPGVAGPIPFRTVNPSSQAEPPPPDLDIVSRPVNGDVVVTVTGEVDTDAAPELRAALIAALDDTDGACVLDLTTVSFLDSAGLAVLVAAHSRAKAHRKSLRIAVDSNSPVIRPMEITGLDTVLRLYHTVDEALNALTVKYPRDS; this comes from the coding sequence GTGATCCGTATCAAAACCGGTGGGATCCGGACCGGCGACGCGTCCCCCGGCGTCGCCGGTCCGATACCGTTCAGGACCGTGAACCCCTCGTCGCAGGCCGAGCCGCCACCGCCGGACTTGGACATCGTCAGCCGTCCGGTGAACGGCGACGTCGTCGTCACGGTGACCGGTGAAGTCGACACCGATGCCGCGCCGGAGCTGCGAGCGGCTCTCATCGCGGCACTCGACGACACCGATGGTGCCTGCGTTCTCGATCTGACCACGGTGAGCTTCCTGGACTCCGCGGGCCTCGCCGTCCTGGTCGCCGCGCACAGCCGCGCGAAAGCACACCGGAAGTCCTTGCGTATCGCCGTGGATTCCAACAGCCCCGTCATCCGGCCCATGGAAATCACCGGGCTCGACACCGTTTTGCGGCTCTATCACACCGTCGACGAAGCGCTCAATGCCCTCACCGTGAAGTACCCCCGCGATTCGTGA
- a CDS encoding anti-sigma factor has translation MTAELHTLTGAYAVDAVPGEEAAAFKRHLRGCPSCGQEVRELRETAARLGAAIATVPPARLKEATLTQVAGTRQWPPLVAVARRDGPLKTRIALWSAAAAAAGALVFGLVTMNTEPGTDPAQQRLASVNAVLTAPDASTAKGTERGATTVVTSRSHGKIVVLAGELPPLAPGRTYQVWLLGASGVHSAGLLAPDGPHRTFPVLAELPAGIDRVGITAEPAGGSRTPSTPAVAMIPLGA, from the coding sequence ATGACGGCGGAACTGCACACCTTGACCGGGGCCTACGCCGTGGACGCCGTCCCGGGGGAGGAGGCCGCCGCGTTCAAGCGGCACCTGCGGGGCTGCCCCTCATGCGGCCAGGAAGTCCGGGAACTGCGGGAGACCGCGGCGCGGCTGGGGGCGGCGATCGCCACCGTGCCACCGGCGAGGCTGAAGGAAGCGACGCTCACGCAGGTCGCCGGGACCCGCCAGTGGCCTCCGCTGGTCGCGGTCGCGCGTCGAGACGGGCCACTGAAGACGCGGATCGCCCTCTGGAGTGCCGCCGCGGCCGCCGCCGGAGCGCTGGTCTTCGGCCTGGTCACCATGAACACCGAGCCGGGGACCGATCCCGCGCAACAGCGGCTCGCCTCGGTGAACGCGGTGCTCACCGCTCCCGACGCCTCGACCGCCAAGGGCACCGAACGCGGGGCGACCACGGTCGTGACCTCGCGGAGTCACGGCAAGATCGTCGTACTGGCGGGTGAGCTGCCGCCGTTGGCGCCGGGCAGGACGTATCAGGTCTGGCTGCTCGGCGCGAGCGGCGTGCATTCGGCGGGGCTGCTGGCGCCGGACGGTCCACATCGGACTTTCCCGGTCCTCGCGGAGCTGCCCGCCGGGATCGACCGGGTCGGCATCACCGCGGAGCCCGCCGGAGGTTCGCGGACGCCGTCCACCCCGGCCGTCGCGATGATCCCCCTCGGGGCGTGA
- the sigK gene encoding ECF RNA polymerase sigma factor SigK: protein MVEEVRTSPRGSGGTGTEPAETSLMQRVAAGDEQAFADLYDVVAGPVWGVVNRVVRNGTFAEEVTQEVLVEVWRTAARFKPGKGSTLAWVLTIAHRRAVDRVRSHQASLDRDDRAGRLDFRRPFDEVAESTISNLEQQRVRQCLSALTGLQRESVVLAYYNGYTYPEVAQVLKTAPGTVKTRIRDGLIRLRDCLGVGQ from the coding sequence ATGGTCGAGGAAGTGCGGACGAGTCCGCGCGGAAGCGGCGGCACCGGAACGGAGCCTGCCGAAACGAGCTTGATGCAACGGGTCGCGGCCGGCGACGAACAGGCGTTCGCCGACCTGTACGACGTCGTGGCGGGGCCGGTGTGGGGAGTGGTGAACAGGGTCGTCCGCAACGGCACGTTCGCCGAGGAGGTCACCCAAGAGGTCCTGGTGGAGGTGTGGCGGACGGCGGCGCGGTTCAAACCGGGCAAGGGGAGCACGCTGGCCTGGGTACTCACCATCGCGCACCGGCGGGCGGTGGACCGGGTGCGTTCGCATCAGGCCTCGCTCGACCGGGACGACCGTGCGGGCAGACTCGATTTCCGGCGCCCGTTCGACGAGGTCGCCGAGTCGACGATCAGCAATCTGGAGCAGCAACGGGTGCGCCAGTGCCTGTCCGCGCTGACCGGCCTGCAACGGGAATCGGTGGTGCTGGCCTATTACAACGGGTACACCTACCCGGAAGTCGCGCAAGTGCTCAAGACCGCGCCCGGCACGGTGAAGACCCGCATCCGCGACGGCCTGATCCGGCTGCGTGACTGCTTGGGGGTCGGGCAATGA
- a CDS encoding helix-turn-helix domain-containing protein gives MEDRVTSLLDGLRNFGAHYTEFTRRFARWLGLHATDAAALVEILYAEDTGSPLSPARLGERISLTSGATTNLLNRLENLGYVVRTRENTDRRVVTLRSGPDIQGPAREFFGPFSAGLAALVAQYPAEEIERFEAFLRHLRSTMDKVLEEQG, from the coding sequence ATGGAGGATCGCGTCACGTCGCTGCTGGACGGCCTCCGGAACTTCGGGGCGCATTACACCGAGTTCACCCGGCGGTTCGCGCGCTGGCTCGGCCTGCACGCCACCGACGCCGCCGCGCTGGTGGAGATCCTCTACGCCGAGGACACCGGCTCACCGCTGTCCCCGGCCCGGCTCGGTGAACGCATCTCGCTGACCTCCGGCGCGACCACGAACCTGCTGAACCGCCTGGAGAACCTCGGCTACGTGGTGCGCACGCGGGAGAACACCGACCGGCGGGTGGTGACCCTGCGCAGCGGCCCCGACATCCAGGGGCCGGCGCGGGAGTTCTTCGGTCCGTTCAGTGCCGGGCTCGCGGCGCTGGTCGCGCAGTATCCGGCCGAGGAGATCGAGCGGTTCGAGGCCTTTCTGCGGCATCTGCGGTCCACAATGGACAAAGTGCTCGAAGAACAGGGTTGA